A genome region from Labrus mixtus chromosome 9, fLabMix1.1, whole genome shotgun sequence includes the following:
- the rab38a gene encoding ras-related protein Rab-38, producing the protein MQNNHQKEHLYKILVIGDLGVGKTSIIKRYVHHNFSPNYRATIGVDFALKVLNWDQETVRLQLWDIAGQERFGNMTRVYYREAMGAFIVFDVTRPASFEAVTKWKEDLDSKLTLANGKNVATVLLANKCDQGREVLTNNGIKMEQFCEENGFVGWYETSAKENINIDEAANCLVKHIIASENDMLQSEVPDTITPQLEKDKGGTCSSCFRAQ; encoded by the exons ATGCAGAACAACCACCAAAAGGAGCATCTTTATAAGATTCTTGTAATAGGGGACCTCGGGGTCGGCAAGACCAGCATCATCAAACGTTATGTCCATCACAACTTCAGCCCCAACTATCGAGCCACTATTGGAGTGGACTTCGCTCTCAAAGTTCTCAACTGGGACCAGGAGACGGTGCGCCTTCAGCTGTGGGACATTGCAG gtCAGGAGAGGTTTGGAAACATGACCCGTGTGTATTACCGGGAGGCCATGGGCGCATTCATCGTGTTCGACGTCACGAGGCCTGCCTCCTTTGAGGCCGTCACCAAATGGAAGGAGGACTTGGATTCCAAACTGACACTAGCTAATGGGAAAAATGTAGCCACTGTGCTTTTGGCTAACAAATGTGACCAGGGTCGGGAAGTACTGACCAATAACGGAATAAAGATGGAGCAGTTCTGCGAGGAGAACGGCTTTGTCGGATGGTACGAGACGTCTGCTAAG GAGAACATCAACATTGATGAAGCAGCAAACTGCTTGGTGAAACACATCATTGCCAGCGAGAACGACATGCTCCAGTCAGAAGTGCCTGACACCATTACCCCTCAGTTAGAGAAGGACAAAGGCGGGACATgctcctcctgcttcagagCCCAGTAa